CGGCTGGAgcaagacgaagaagaagaagagattgaAGCTGAATATGGCTCGAAGCATTTCGTACATCACTGGAACTCAGCTCCTGTCCTTCAGACGCATGCCAAATGTTGCCATCATCGACGTTAGGTACAATCGCCGGCGGAAATTCGTCTTCGGATTCTTTCCATGACGttgtttttgttcatcttATGTGAAAATTCGTTATATGATCTCGCAGGGACGATGAGAGGAGTTACGATGGCCATATTGCCGGATCTCTGCACTACGCTAGTGACAGTTTCTCTGATAAGATCTCGAAGCTTGTTCAAGAAGTGAAAGGAAAAGACATGCTTGTTTTCCACTGCGCTCTTAGCCAGGTTCTCGCTAGCCTTCATGTTCATTCTGTCGATCATCTTTGAAATATCATCATCTTTCCTCTTTTTACTtgttctattaattttttttgttgtcgtCTCAAATTTCACCATCATTTGCTCGATCGATTTCTTCGGCTGTTTAAGTTTTAGCAGTCCTTGAGTTCACATTTGGATTAATCGGATTTGTATGTACTTCAGTTATCTCTCTGTTTGCCTCAATGAATTAGAGTTTTGTATATTTAGATATGTGATTTATATCTTCACTTCTCATGTGTGTAATCAAAGAAGGATTTGGGGTTCAAAACTGTATGAGCGCTGTCATTCATCTGTTTTTCTACTAAGCTTCAtagttgtattattttttaaaatggaataGGAGCTGCGTTAACATGTTCCTGCAGTTTTCTGTCCACAATCGAACTGAAACCTTCTATTTATTGTAATACatgaataattaaacaaacatGGCAATGATCTTCCGAACAGACTAGttatttttgtttcgtttttgATTTATAGTTTCTATTAGGAAGGGAGAGGTCTGGGGTTGGTAGTATGAGCAAGAGAAACTTTGGTTTGTTAGAAAAATGGCTACGGAGATCAGTAGACGAACTAAACAAGTTATGGAGTAAAGTAATTCAGTATTCATGGGTGTTGTTAAAACAAATAAGTAAGGGAGCGAACTAAGGGGATGGGTTACAAATTTGAGGAGATATGGAAGCGTAGAAGCCCATGGTAAAGACGACATCTCGACCAGGTTAAGATGACAGAATTTGGACCATTGTTGGACTGTTGAACAGTTAAACCCAATAGAAGAGAGAATAAAATGTTTTGGTTCTGGGACTTCAACCTGGAGGTTAGAACAATTGAGTATGTTAACAGTGGTATCCTTTCTGTATAGCTAACACAAAATGTTTTGGTTGaagtatttttttctctctctgctACAAGTATTTTGCTATACTTCTCTAATGTTCACCAACAGCTTGGTTTGCTACTATATATGTTCAAGTTAAGTGCTTACTTGAGTGGATTCTTATTGTGCAAATGAAATGTCATGAACAGTTATAACATATGCCCAAGTTTATATTCTATGTATTGTCATTCTTGAAAATCTAGCTTTTTGGTAGTATGACCATTTATTGGACAAAAACATATAATGGGCGCTATACTTGGACTGGTACAATCGGACAAACCAAGTTCTGGCTGAGAGTtctcttcaaaattattaaacctTGTCGAAAGTTCTAACTAGTCGTCCCTCCATTTTCATCTTGTCTTGCTGCACAAATCTAGGTTCTTGGATTCCTATTCCTCTACGCCCATGATATTTGAATCTGATTTCTATTGACAAATTCCTTTGGAACTTCAGTTTCACAAGTGAAATTAAGGGAAAAATCTACATTATTTTGTTAGGGCctttcaagaaatattttgaggGAATTTTCTGTCTTCCAATTGCCTTTTCAATCTAGATAGAGCTTTGCATATGGTTAATGTTCTACTATCATTCCATTATTCAAATGGTTGGGAATGCAACTAAAGTCCTGCATTGACTAaataagaggaagatcatggaTATACGAGTGACAGACAATATCTCCATTcgtgtgaggccttttgggtggaaccaaaagcaaaacaatGAGGGTTTATgcctaaagtggacaatatcatactattgtatgCAATACGTACACATTTCGTTGTCCTAACAACTAGTATTCAAGTCATGCCAAAAAGTTATCAAACAACTAGTACCGAATCCATCCCTTTCACCCCCCCCAAAGAAGCTAATAACTGTTAAGATTTAATGAGATTTTCTCACTAAATCTTAAAGCTACAGCAGCGactaaattttctttacttcATGGAAAGGACGACCCACAAAAATGGAGGCTAAAAAGTCATAAATGTCGTTAGGCAATGTTAAATGAGTATCCAAAAGCGAGGGAGCAATGTCCAAAGGTGTCCATTAGCAGAATACATAACACACCAGGATGGAGATGTAAAAAAATGAGACATACGCCTTTATAGTTTGTCCTTGTACTGATTGCCAAATCACATTACACGGGTATTCATATTCGAAGAAGGTTCCACAAGATTTACCATAAAAGATTTAACAATAGAAGATTTTGTAGGATCAGAGGCCAAATCCAACCAATATCATGACTCTGGATGTTGATCAGGGAGAGTAAATAAGACGGGCTCATTCAACAACCACTAAGTCATTTAATCACACCGAAGTTGCAAATTCCAAGCTACCTGAGAATCAATTCAAGCTTCAGCAACTAAGCAACTGAACAATGAGGATGAGTAGTTAAACGGTAAAGTCAAGGAAAAGTCGTAGAAATAATTCCACAGCTCAACCATGAATCATGTCAGaaagaagttgaaagaaaGTCCATTATCCAGACATCTTTGAGCTCGattaaaaacaagaacagTGGTCGAACAAACGAAACACCAAGGCGAACACATCTTTAGATGCATACTACTTAGCAACAATAGATTTCCACCAAAGAACATTTTGTACGTGCATAAAACGCCAAATCCATAGAAATTATGGAACTTTTAGTTTCCCCCCCCTTCTCTAATGTCAACTTAGTTCTTCTTCCACTGACTCTCTCCCCCTTATTagttcccctttttcttttcctgtccaaGTGCGGACAGTTGCATTTGAATGAAGTTTattcatagaaaaaaaattggttaatTTTGCTCGTGAATTATCATTCACCGGACGTTTCCATATGAACATCGACGAGATATCAAGGAAAAGCtcatattctcattttttcaagATCCCTTCTGTTTATGTTGAGCTTCTACTTTTAGAAACTAAGCATTGTCACAAATCTTATTTTCCCAATGGTTTTGTAGGTTCGTGGCCCATCTTGCGCAAGGAAGCTTGCCAACTATCTCGAGGAAATTAAGGAGGATGCTGGAATAAAAAGCATCTGTGTTCTTGAACGTGGCTTCAATGGCTGGGAAGCGTCTGGCCGACCCGTTTGTCGCTGCAACAACGTGCCTTGCAAGGAGGGGATTTAGGATTCAGAAACCATCACAGGTCAGCATGGTTTTGAATAACTCAATCAAATGGCCGCCTGTATACCTTTGCTACCTAGGTATGAGGATGAACAATCTAATTTCGCTTATGATATCATTTGATAATGATAAACAAAATGTGATTTCATAAATACGTGGAATTTTTAGTTGTATTGTATATGTATCCACTTCTGATGAACTTGGGCATTAATTTACCGAACCCGGGGTTTGTTTCTGCCAAGTGAATGTATCACTTTGGAGCTTGGAGTTAAGAAGAAGATacccatttttattattatatatacatatttgaACTTATAATATGATCATCTTGCGCCAAAGGGTGCATTTATAAAGTCTGAGATTCTTTTTTCTGATGTTAAGGcgattaaaattcaattttggtCTCTTAACTTTCATAGGGTCCCAATTTAGTCCgtattgaaaaaattatgattaaaatttaatgagacTCTTATCTAAGTagataaataaactaattaaggACTCTATGTTTATGTGCCACAAAGcttaaatcattaaataatgAGAATCGTTGTCAAAGTGAGTATAGTTCAATGATGATTGACATACTCTTACTCGAATCTATTACTCTCAATCGTTGTGTTTGATCTCGAAGAGAGGATGGtcataataatcataatagtaataaataattaatatgatGAAATTGTTATACACCTAAAttatagaaactaaattattagTCATTGTAGCctgtttaataaattaataagagGGTAactattctattttaatattctaaataaaaatatatctcaTTAGATCGGTTACACttccaaaatatttcaaacctatcacaaaaatttattagattcaAGAACCAATTAAATACAAACCTCTcaaactaaatttgtaatttaatatacattttatttatagttttagatatttaagaattcaaaatttactGCTAGTTTTTGCAGTGACTTGTTACATAACTAATTGtaattctttccatttttttgcATCTTATATTTTACAACTAACCAACGTGATCATAACTCAACTGATATATACTTCCGaccaaaagattcaaaatttaaattcgtACTccaaaacaactaaaaaaaacttattcaATACCATACATTAATATAATAAGCTCCAATACAATACAAACATATTTCCACAATAATTGGTGGAATtgcaaagaaagaaaccaCCAGGTTAAGAGTTAAATGAATGGCCTATAATAAGTTAGATGCTAGAAATAATGATAGAGATAAGTACCCCTTAAACCAATTTTTTGTATGGAAGTTAGTCATATAATTATCAGATCATCTCACAATTTGAGCAATccttggagagcatgaagagggCCCTCCTTGTGTTAGCCTTGTATTATAGGACTTGCATTTGACGCATTTGTGTGCTACAATGTGATAATTAACCTCTGATATCTCGCTACAGTCATTGCACAGGATCCATACCTGAccaaaaaagtaaagaaagcaATCTTTTCAGTTCATCAAACTAATCAGCGCTCTCTTTTTGAGAAGCCAAACATTGTTTTCCAGCCACTACTAACCATCTTATGTTGGTACATTTGAGGCATAGGCGTCGACGCAACCTGAAATTTAAGTCAAATGTGTTGAGATAATGTGAATGTTCATTTTCATTACTTGCACATTTGGTTGGTTGAAGCTCCATACCTCGTGATCCAGTTTTTCCCACACGCTCGACAATATCGCAGTAGGATTTTGAGCAAACAGGGCATGTGTATCTGCAGATTTATCCCAACCAGTAAAGATATAAACCATGGTTTTGGTAGAGAAACAAAAGGCATATTCTGTAACGAGGGAGCTGAACTTACTGTAAGCGTTGCTCCATCTCCTTCACACATTCTAGATGAATCGTGTGTCCACACGGCAAAACGGAAATGTCACTCATTGTGTCGAAAAGAAACTGCAGCAATTGGTCGATTACGTTATTTTGAGTCAAACGATATGTAGGGTGGGAGATTCACACCTTTGACCTCTTTGTCAAGCATATATGACTCAACTAGTTGAACAATGCTCAAGTTTATATGAACGTCACAATTCAATGCTTTGAAACTCACCTCAAAGCAAACAGGACAGTTATGATGCATTGCTTTTTCCACACAATTATGGGAGTTCTCCATCAGTTTTGAATAGCAACAACCTAAAAGATGaaggaatctcacaattcaatGGCTGGAAAAGTAGAGAACTCCAAGCAGTCGAATCATATAAAATGGTCACAAAATCTTACCACACTTTTTGCAGTGGAAAAAGTTCTCCTCGCCTCCTACTCTGTGTAACGAAtcaaaaaacattattatgtACTGAAAATGCATCTAATATACAGTGAAAGCTGTGGAGGAAGAAACATTACTACAGAAATATACAGAGAAAGTTGAAGGAAATGGTTTGGACCTGCAAATACCACATTCATTGCAGTGATACTGCTTCTTTGAAACCtagcaaaacaaaaaaaggttttgagttaacaaaagtttaagaacaaggctaataatattgatataaACATGTCGATCGAAGCCTACATCGTCGTCGAAGAACTTGCACTTTGAACAATAGTACTTCCCCATACAAACTCCACATTGAATACAATGTTGTTGCACCTAAAAGAAGTAACAAAAGACATTTAGTTCTCTTTCCCATATTTTCGATGAAGGAGTTGAAGGAAAGAACTTACGTCTTGTTCGGTGTCACACAAGGAACAGATGACCTACAGAGAGATTCAAACGAAGAATTCATGAATTCTAATTcatattgaagaaaatttaaaggtctttttaattaatctctACTTCTTTGTTCCGTAATCTCGTGTTCATAAGATTCAATCCAAAGTAAACTTAAAACTAAACTGAATCAGAAaacaaatcttaataattaaaaaggcaagagaaagcacaaattcagagaagaaaaagccATGAATAAGTGAAATTAGAAGCTAGATTGATGGTTGatttacaaatggtaacaaTTCAGAGAATGTAGCTacaaagaaaaccaaaaggaaTCTTACTTTTTCTATATCATGGCGAGGAATGTCGTGGCGCAAGCGAGGATCCACATCTAATGAATTCTGCATAAAGACCATCAACAGGAAACTTCATCAATCCATCGTCTTACACAATTTTatggaaaagaagaagaagaagaagaagcaaaccTTAGCTTCATTGTGACAATGCCTgcaatcaaatatttcattgCAACAAGGTGCTCTGATCTTACACCTCCTTCTATAATGGGAGCACCTTCGAATTATTTCcacagaaaaacaaaaaaaatgagaaatatcCAACATCATAGCCactaaaaacttcaaaaatcaGATCGACATTAATTTAGACGCAGATTAAGAAAGATAAACTACCCGAAGCTGCCATATCCGAGATCGACCAAAGACTTCTCGCCATTAGTGGAAATCCAAGCCTCCATTCCGCTCTCCACGAtcatataaagaaaaaaactccTGAAAATCGATAAAATTAAACACAAGGAGGAACGAGAAACTCAAGAACACAACgaaaaatgataaagaaaaaaaaaaaaaaacagaccaAAAAGCTACGACAGAGAAAATTATCAAACTGTAACAGAATCTAAATCCTATGCATCGTTCTTCTATTCCATTTCTCTTTTCGTTTCTATGCAGCGAACTTCATAGGGGCGGCGGTGGTTCCGGAGAGGGATCTCGCCGGAATCTCAGTTTTTGAGTTCccagaaaaatatcaaagaagaCGGACgtgaaattccaaaaataccaCCGATTCTTTGGAAAGCTCTGCCCGCCGCCGTGTTTTCTTGTACGCAAATCAATGACGAGGCGACACGCCAGAGTATTCCCCTGATTCATTACTATGTTCCTTTTACTAAACCTAAACGGCGTCGTTCGCATCTAATCcacttattaatttattaaacaaaatttacgtcattttttattttcagttgagataaaatattaattattattttcaaaattaatggtTCAAGTTActtgatttaaatatttaaattaacaaaaatgtgaattattaaaacaataataataataaataaaaaaacactatcattttttttttaaacctcaaaaaactattttttttaacaaaattaaacagTATTTgatcataaaaagaaaagaaatgagggcattttggtcatttactTCCACGTCACGTTCACTCACCGAAAACTGTAAATGGGGCAGAGAGAATACAGGCAAAATGGCATCGTTTCGTTGCAGGAAGGTCCTcaactagagagagaaagagagagtaaTATAATAGGACGAAGGAACAATGGCGGCGATCAATTTATAGAGAGNtttttttttttttttttttttttttttttttttttttttttttttttttttttttttttttttttttttttggataagatCATGATACGATATCGGTTCGATACGTCGTATGAAAATGtattagataataaaatttcttatatCCAATATCAAATTTATCAAAACGACCAATTTcatgtttaatttataatattgtgATTTTAAGGTGCACGTTTCATTTTACACGTTGCTTGGGcaaattttttaggttaaaataacTAACCATTTCACACTACcctagaaaatatattttttaaaaaaattgggttcggttgaattttttaaaaacttaaaattcaattcagtttacaagttgacattttttggtCAAGTCAACCCAACTAACCCACAAACTGAACCCtactctatttttaaaaagtcaacCCAACTAACCCACAAACAGAACTGAACCCTACTCtagttttaaaaagattaaagatATTTAACAGGTGTAATCCATGCTAATAATGCATTATAACtcgtaaatttttaatatttaaatttgatgagattttagttattaatataatatgtatcgtagataattatttttttatatatataataaaaaagtatatattcataaaatctTCTTTAGATAGGTATAGATACCTAAAATTCgaacaaaaatatatgttacgataaaaatagaaagtaaCGTTATCCAAAGTAAAAAGTGAATAAGAAAttagtttgaatttatttgtCCGTTTTtgtaaattgaataaaatcgAGGGAGTAAAAGGCAATTAAACAAAAGATAGAGAATTGCGTCCAATCTACGTGTAAGGAGCAAAATTCACTTGACACGTGTCTTGATGCCATTTTGCCTTTacctttttaaattattttattttttatttgtgggagaataataaataacacaATTTGtgtgtaaattttaaaaattaattcctaatttaatatttatcttGGTAATATTCGTAAATTTAGTAATTATTATGATCTGACTTTTTGCACACGTATTAATCGGAGACGTGACGGAAAAAAATATGCAATTTAACCAATTAGTTCGATGAcaaaaaagtttagaaaaacGCTTTCGactctaatttttataaactaagAGTATCGACcctctttaaaatatatgaataatatactatttttatatatacgaacattataaatgtttgaattattattattaattatttcaaataatattagaaaattaaaagttcacttGCAAACCTTCacaatttatcatttttattaaaaattaaacaatcaaattccacgtcatttaaatattaattatataaaaataaaaataaattttgggaGTATTATGGCGATTCCGGATGTGGTGGGGCCTACTGCATTATTCAGAAAAGGGTGaggaaaataaattgagaaaattgagataattattgaaatggacaaaggaagaaaaagactGAAAATTCACGTGCAGACAGGAGCAGAGTACATGAATTACAACCTAGCCCTGATTTTCATCGTAGGCCCAGGGCACTCGACGACTACCACGATGATGATCAAGTGGTGAAAAGATCAACGGTCACAAATAAGACACGAGCCATCCGTCCGATACATGAAAAGACAAACAAACCAAATACACCAAATTAAAAGTAGTCGCCGCTGtgggaggtggtggtggtggtggtggcggtggtggtTGCT
This sequence is a window from Cucurbita pepo subsp. pepo cultivar mu-cu-16 chromosome LG19, ASM280686v2, whole genome shotgun sequence. Protein-coding genes within it:
- the LOC111781132 gene encoding LOW QUALITY PROTEIN: E3 ubiquitin-protein ligase RZFP34-like (The sequence of the model RefSeq protein was modified relative to this genomic sequence to represent the inferred CDS: deleted 1 base in 1 codon), translated to MPFCLYSLCPIYSFRSFFLYMIVESGMEAWISTNGEKSLVDLGYGSFGCSHYRRRCKIRAPCCNEIFDCRHCHNEAKNSLDVDPRLRHDIPRHDIEKVICSLCDTEQDVQQHCIQCGVCMGKYYCSKCKFFDDDVSKKQYHCNECGICRVGGEENFFHCKKCGCCYSKLMENSHNCVEKAMHHNCPVCFEFLFDTMSDISVLPCGHTIHLECVKEMEQRLQYTCPVCSKSYCDLSSVWEKLDHEVASTPMPQMYQHKMVWILCNDCSEISEVNYHIVAHKCVKCKSYNTRLTQGGPSSCSPRIAQIVR
- the LOC111782291 gene encoding dual specificity phosphatase Cdc25 produces the protein MARSISYITGTQLLSFRRMPNVAIIDVRDDERSYDGHIAGSLHYASDSFSDKISKLVQEVKGKDMLVFHCALSQVRGPSCARKLANYLEEIKEDAGIKSICVLERGFNGWEASGRPVCRCNNVPCKEGI